From Nematostella vectensis chromosome 14, jaNemVect1.1, whole genome shotgun sequence, a single genomic window includes:
- the LOC116610708 gene encoding thromboxane A2 receptor-like, producing MNASLSNCEHHEPSHYSSGEMVSSFVIFGIGIIGCFLSVLALGREFIRGNSSTLVIVAGLAWVDFAGVLSTGTLIIHGFVTGKGWIVRSPQCQIQAFCSTACGLSSGSIVTFMAFDRALSLHKPFFYKTFASPKLSRGVCIATVCLCFVVAAFPYLGIGRYTVTHSGGYFCQFDWYSRKVMDKAFIFICGAYAAAIISWMLVSNLLVLFLSWRLKQQACRIVPASMGIAERRQCSIAKKEEQMAKFVGTISLLFLCTWLPVTVRFFCHLYSALPSHTADLVSMKLAILGFVLNPFIYVLFRAIFKRTIKTKFSWIRTSWNHGLSIRDRRMTHAQSIGPSTMLETGLSARPISSMGLVSVA from the exons ATGAACGCTTCGTTGTCGAATTGCGAACACCATGAGCCAAGTCATTACTCGTCGGGAGAAATGGTGTCATCTTTTGTGATTTTCGGGATCGGAATTATCGGTTGTTTTCTGTCGGTACTGGCATTAGGGCGGGAATTCATTAGAGGGAACTCGTCGACCTTGGTGATTGTAGCAGGCCTGGCTTGGGTGGACTTTGCAGGAGTTTTATCAACAGGGACTCTGATCATTCATGGGTTTGTGACGGGAAAGGGCTGGATTGTTAGGAGTCCTCAGTGTCAAATACAG GCGTTCTGTTCCACTGCCTGCGGTTTGTCCTCAGGTTCCATCGTCACCTTTATGGCCTTTGACCGCGCCCTGTCCCTCCACAAACCATTCTTCTACAAAACCTTCGCCTCGCCTAAGCTTTCCCGCGGTGTTTGCATCGCTACGGTGTGCCTGTGCTTTGTTGTTGCCGCATTCCCTTATTTGGGTATAGGGAGATATACCGTCACTCATAGCGGTGGATATTTCTGCCAATTTGATTGGTACTCGCGAAAAGTAATGGACAAggcgtttatttttatctgcgGTGCATATGCGGCTGCTATTATCTCTTGGATGCTGGTCTCGAACCTGCTTGTGTTATTTTTGTCGTGGAGACTAAAACAACAAGCGTGTAGGATCGTGCCTGCTAGCATGGGTATAGCTGAGAGGCGTCAGTGCTCGATAGCGAAGAAGGAAGAACAAATGGCGAAGTTTGTCGGGACGATATCACTTCTCTTTCTGTGCACGTGGCTTCCTGTCACG GTCCGATTTTTCTGTCACCTCTACAGCGCCTTGCCAAGTCACACCGCTGACCTAGTGTCTATGAAGCTCGCTATTCTAGGTTTTGTCCTCAATCCCTTCATCTACGTGTTATTTAGAGCGATTTTCAAGCGGACGATCAAGACGAAGTTTAGCTGGATCAGGACAAGCTGGAATCATGGCCTCAGCATCCGGGATCGCCGAATGACGCATGCGCAAAGTATTGGTCCTAGTACCATGCTTGAGACTGGCCTGTCAGCGAGGCCTATCAGCAGTATGGGTCTTGTtagtgttgcgtga